The Beijerinckiaceae bacterium RH AL1 genome has a segment encoding these proteins:
- the atoD gene encoding acetoacetyl-CoA transferase, alpha subunit (ID:RHAL1_00470;~source:Prodigal:2.6) — protein MNKVFSDAKAAVADVLKDGMTVMAGGFGLCGMPQVLIEAVRDTGVKDLTVISNNAGVDGAGLGLLLETRQIRKMVSSYVGENKLFEKLYLSGELELEFNPQGTLAERIRAGGAGIPAFFTKTGVGTMVAEGKELREFEGDTYVMETWLRADVALIHAWKADHEGNLVFRKTARNFNPAMATAAETTIVQAEEIVETGALDGDAIHTPGIFVHRLVAVPGFYKPIEKRTVRAKAAA, from the coding sequence ATGAACAAGGTCTTTTCCGATGCCAAGGCGGCGGTCGCCGACGTCCTGAAGGACGGCATGACGGTGATGGCCGGCGGCTTCGGCCTTTGCGGCATGCCGCAGGTGCTGATCGAGGCGGTTCGCGACACCGGCGTCAAGGATCTCACCGTCATCTCGAACAACGCCGGCGTCGACGGCGCGGGCCTCGGCCTGCTCCTGGAGACTCGGCAGATCCGCAAGATGGTCTCGTCCTACGTCGGCGAGAACAAGCTGTTCGAGAAGCTCTACCTCTCGGGCGAGCTCGAGCTCGAGTTCAACCCGCAGGGCACGCTGGCCGAGCGCATCCGCGCCGGCGGCGCCGGCATCCCCGCCTTCTTCACCAAGACCGGCGTCGGCACCATGGTCGCCGAGGGCAAGGAGCTGCGCGAGTTCGAGGGCGACACCTACGTGATGGAGACGTGGCTGCGGGCCGACGTCGCCCTGATCCATGCCTGGAAGGCCGACCACGAAGGCAACCTCGTGTTCCGCAAGACGGCGCGCAACTTCAACCCCGCGATGGCGACGGCGGCCGAGACGACGATCGTCCAGGCCGAGGAGATCGTCGAGACGGGCGCGCTCGACGGCGACGCGATCCATACGCCGGGCATCTTCGTGCACCGCCTCGTCGCCGTGCCGGGCTTCTACAAGCCGATCGAGAAGCGCACCGTGCGCGCGAAGGCGGCCGCCTGA
- a CDS encoding hypothetical protein (ID:RHAL1_00471;~conserved protein of unknown function;~source:Prodigal:2.6): protein MMQSDNDGFRVVREGAAFRGKQGHVYRPAISAEAVGSKALHMQLLEIAPGERAHAHKHERHETAIHVLKGVSGCFWGDRLQHHAIAGAGEFVYIAADVPHLPYNRSDSEPVIAVIARTDPNEQESVVLLPELEAGVDWSKAKEEV from the coding sequence ATGATGCAGTCCGACAACGATGGCTTCCGCGTCGTCCGCGAGGGCGCGGCGTTCCGCGGCAAGCAGGGCCACGTCTATCGGCCGGCGATCTCGGCCGAGGCGGTGGGCTCCAAGGCGCTGCACATGCAGCTCCTCGAGATTGCGCCGGGCGAGCGTGCCCATGCGCACAAGCACGAGCGCCACGAGACGGCGATCCACGTGCTGAAGGGCGTGTCGGGCTGCTTCTGGGGCGATCGCCTGCAGCACCACGCCATCGCGGGGGCCGGCGAATTCGTCTATATCGCCGCCGACGTGCCGCATCTGCCCTACAATCGAAGCGACAGCGAGCCGGTGATCGCGGTCATCGCCCGCACCGACCCCAACGAGCAGGAGAGCGTCGTGCTGCTGCCGGAGCTCGAGGCGGGGGTCGACTGGTCGAAGGCAAAGGAAGAGGTCTGA
- the atoA gene encoding acetoacetyl-CoA transferase, beta subunit (ID:RHAL1_00472;~source:Prodigal:2.6), giving the protein MPWTREQMAARAAKELRDGFYVNLGIGIPTLVSNYIPEGMHVQLQSENGMLGMGPFPYEGEEDPDVINAGKQTITELPSTSYFGSHDSFAMIRGGHIDLAILGAMEVAETGDLANWMIPGKMVKGMGGAMDLVAGVKRVIVIMDQCAKDGSSKLLHRCTLPLTGSGVIDMVITDLGVYEIDKVAGKMVLIELADGVTLDEIASKTEATYTVADGLRAKAA; this is encoded by the coding sequence ATGCCCTGGACACGCGAACAGATGGCCGCGCGCGCCGCGAAGGAGCTGCGCGACGGGTTCTACGTGAACCTCGGCATCGGCATCCCGACGCTCGTCTCGAACTACATCCCCGAGGGCATGCACGTGCAGCTGCAGAGCGAGAACGGCATGCTCGGCATGGGCCCCTTCCCCTACGAAGGCGAGGAGGATCCCGACGTCATCAACGCCGGCAAGCAGACGATCACCGAGCTGCCGTCGACGAGCTACTTCGGCTCGCACGATTCCTTCGCGATGATCCGCGGCGGCCACATCGACCTCGCGATCCTTGGCGCGATGGAGGTGGCCGAGACCGGCGACCTCGCCAACTGGATGATCCCCGGCAAGATGGTGAAGGGGATGGGCGGCGCGATGGACCTCGTCGCCGGCGTCAAGCGCGTCATCGTCATCATGGACCAGTGCGCAAAGGACGGCTCGTCCAAGCTCCTGCACCGGTGCACGCTGCCGCTCACCGGCTCTGGCGTGATCGACATGGTCATCACCGATCTCGGCGTCTACGAGATCGACAAGGTGGCGGGCAAGATGGTGCTCATCGAGCTGGCCGACGGGGTCACGCTCGACGAGATCGCGAGCAAGACCGAGGCGACCTACACGGTCGCCGACGGGTTGCGCGCCAAGGCGGCGTAG
- a CDS encoding hypothetical protein (ID:RHAL1_00473;~conserved protein of unknown function;~source:Prodigal:2.6): MALTTTYIVVPFLIGARGALHPGAPRKTAVRGTAIAMADSLAPFYAGVIVLRDRADAAAGVFLEPLLVCAIGDVPSELLCQLAA, from the coding sequence ATGGCGCTGACGACCACCTACATTGTTGTTCCGTTTCTGATCGGCGCCCGCGGCGCCCTGCATCCGGGTGCGCCGCGCAAGACCGCCGTCCGCGGCACCGCGATCGCGATGGCGGATTCGCTGGCCCCCTTCTATGCGGGCGTGATCGTCCTGCGCGACCGCGCGGATGCGGCGGCCGGCGTCTTCCTCGAGCCGCTGCTCGTCTGCGCGATCGGCGACGTGCCGAGCGAGCTGCTCTGCCAGCTCGCGGCGTGA
- a CDS encoding hypothetical protein (ID:RHAL1_00474;~conserved exported protein of unknown function;~source:Prodigal:2.6): MRPSLLSSALVVAFLASPAFAQAPPAPNAPPAPAAPPAGNAPPATNAPPAPDAQPPGANYKPLDAPLDTVLKSDTVANGIATTRDGRIFLPFSRIDGSRGPQVVEWKDGKPVAYPDETWNGWTQGGDPAKAFVRVNALRIGPDGALWVVDTGAPGFEKPKLPHGPKIVKVDVAAGKVDRVYDLDGATSDKSFVDDIRFHGQIAYITDAGAPGVIVLDLASGATRRVLDNDPSMTAQRPMTGDAHVMRGPDGKPIKIHADQLEVSPDGKFFFYQPASGPMSRIATRYLDDPKIDSKQLSKHVTTFAKTPSTGGTAIDAEGTIYVSDVDHHRILAIKADGSKSIVVEDRRLLWVDAMWIDDAGYLYMPAAQLDRMAPFNDGVSKVEYPIFVYKTKIGIGPPPSDHP; encoded by the coding sequence ATGCGACCTTCCCTGCTCTCGTCGGCGCTCGTCGTCGCCTTCCTGGCCAGCCCCGCCTTCGCCCAGGCGCCGCCGGCACCGAATGCGCCGCCAGCACCGGCTGCGCCGCCGGCAGGCAACGCGCCGCCGGCCACCAACGCGCCGCCGGCGCCCGATGCGCAGCCGCCCGGCGCGAACTACAAGCCGCTCGACGCGCCGCTCGACACCGTCCTCAAGAGCGACACGGTCGCCAACGGCATCGCGACGACGCGCGACGGCCGCATCTTCCTGCCCTTCTCGCGCATCGACGGCAGCCGCGGGCCGCAGGTCGTCGAGTGGAAGGACGGCAAGCCGGTCGCCTACCCCGACGAGACCTGGAACGGCTGGACGCAGGGCGGCGACCCCGCCAAGGCGTTCGTGCGCGTCAACGCGCTGCGCATCGGGCCGGACGGCGCCCTGTGGGTCGTCGACACCGGCGCGCCGGGCTTCGAGAAGCCCAAGCTGCCGCACGGCCCGAAGATCGTGAAGGTCGACGTCGCCGCCGGCAAGGTCGACCGCGTCTACGACCTCGACGGCGCGACGAGCGACAAGAGCTTCGTCGACGACATCCGCTTCCACGGCCAGATCGCCTACATCACGGACGCGGGCGCGCCGGGCGTCATCGTCCTCGATCTCGCCTCCGGGGCGACGCGCCGCGTCCTCGACAACGATCCCTCGATGACCGCGCAGCGTCCGATGACCGGCGACGCGCACGTGATGCGCGGGCCCGACGGCAAGCCGATCAAGATCCACGCCGACCAGCTCGAAGTGTCGCCGGACGGGAAGTTCTTCTTCTACCAGCCGGCCTCCGGCCCGATGTCGCGGATCGCCACGCGCTACCTCGACGACCCGAAGATCGACTCGAAGCAGCTCTCCAAGCACGTCACGACCTTCGCCAAGACGCCGTCGACCGGCGGCACGGCGATCGATGCCGAGGGCACGATCTACGTCTCCGACGTCGACCACCACCGCATCCTCGCGATCAAGGCCGACGGCTCGAAGTCGATCGTCGTCGAGGATCGGCGGCTCCTGTGGGTTGACGCCATGTGGATCGACGACGCCGGCTATCTCTACATGCCGGCGGCGCAGCTCGACCGCATGGCGCCATTCAACGACGGCGTCTCCAAGGTCGAGTACCCGATCTTCGTCTACAAGACGAAGATCGGCATCGGTCCGCCGCCCAGCGACCATCCCTGA
- a CDS encoding ATP-sensitive inward rectifier potassium channel 10 (fragment) (ID:RHAL1_00475;~source:Prodigal:2.6) gives MTGAPKLPWAPPRAKPTTPPRQDTSFIRKGIARIDLHDPYYFAVSLDWTRFVLLFLAAELALNLTFAALYTLQPGAIANEPHPGLLSAFFFSLETLATVGYGEMYPGTTYGHVISSIEIVVGTVFTAIMTGLLFIRFSKPKAKILYAENPVVAQHNGKPTLMVRIANGRNTVLSNAELSLHMLVRTTSEEGVAHAYVVELPLLRDRIPAFAILFTMMHVIDEASPLDGYHAAHEDLAAVRLFLNVRAHDPAIGQMVADSRAYSGPDIRFGMRYVDAVLRDDNDRVVADYARLGVLVADQQRADGSVGGLM, from the coding sequence ATGACCGGCGCGCCGAAGCTGCCATGGGCGCCCCCGCGCGCCAAGCCGACGACGCCGCCGCGCCAGGACACGTCCTTCATCCGCAAGGGCATCGCCAGGATCGACCTGCACGATCCCTACTATTTCGCCGTCTCGCTCGACTGGACGCGCTTCGTCCTGCTCTTCCTTGCCGCCGAGCTGGCCCTGAACCTCACCTTCGCCGCCCTCTACACGCTGCAGCCCGGCGCGATCGCCAACGAGCCGCATCCCGGCTTGCTCAGCGCATTCTTCTTCTCGCTCGAGACGCTGGCGACGGTCGGCTACGGCGAGATGTATCCCGGCACGACCTACGGCCACGTGATCTCGAGCATCGAGATCGTCGTCGGCACGGTCTTCACCGCCATCATGACGGGCCTTCTCTTTATCCGCTTCTCGAAGCCGAAGGCGAAGATCCTCTACGCCGAGAACCCCGTCGTCGCGCAGCACAACGGCAAGCCGACGCTGATGGTGCGCATCGCCAACGGCCGCAACACGGTGCTGTCGAATGCCGAGCTGTCGCTGCACATGCTGGTGCGCACGACGTCCGAGGAAGGCGTCGCGCATGCCTATGTCGTCGAGCTGCCGCTGCTGCGCGACCGCATCCCCGCCTTCGCGATCCTGTTCACGATGATGCACGTGATCGACGAGGCGAGCCCGCTTGACGGCTACCATGCCGCGCACGAGGACCTCGCCGCCGTGCGGCTGTTCCTCAACGTGCGCGCGCACGATCCGGCGATCGGCCAGATGGTCGCCGACTCGCGCGCCTATTCCGGCCCCGACATCCGCTTCGGCATGCGCTACGTGGATGCGGTGCTGCGCGACGACAACGACCGGGTGGTCGCCGACTACGCGCGTCTCGGGGTGCTGGTCGCCGACCAGCAACGCGCCGACGGCAGCGTCGGCGGCCTGATGTGA
- the cmk gene encoding cytidylate kinase (ID:RHAL1_00476;~source:Prodigal:2.6), producing the protein MIIAIDGPAASGKGTLAKRLAEAYRLPHLDTGLLYRATARAVLDLGGALDDREAAVRAAETLDPLALDEARLRGKEMGEAASIVAAVPAVRAALLAAQRAFAGRPGGAVLDGRDIGTVICPSAPIKIFVTASPEARAERRWRELVGRGEPVKLDDVLADIRRRDARDSDRASAPLRVAEDAVRLDTTTLDVEAAFARAREIVESRRAGAG; encoded by the coding sequence GTGATCATCGCCATCGACGGGCCGGCCGCCTCCGGCAAGGGCACGCTCGCCAAGCGGCTCGCCGAGGCCTACCGCCTGCCCCACCTCGACACCGGCCTGCTCTATCGCGCCACCGCGCGTGCCGTGCTCGACCTCGGCGGGGCGCTCGACGACCGCGAGGCGGCGGTGCGCGCGGCCGAGACGCTCGACCCGCTGGCGCTCGACGAGGCGCGCCTGCGCGGCAAGGAGATGGGCGAGGCGGCCTCCATCGTCGCCGCGGTGCCGGCGGTGCGCGCGGCGCTGCTGGCGGCGCAGCGGGCCTTCGCCGGGCGCCCCGGCGGCGCGGTGCTCGACGGGCGCGACATCGGCACGGTGATCTGTCCCTCGGCGCCGATCAAGATCTTCGTCACCGCGAGCCCCGAGGCGCGCGCCGAGCGGCGCTGGCGCGAGCTCGTCGGTCGCGGCGAGCCGGTCAAGCTCGACGACGTGCTCGCCGACATCCGCCGCCGCGACGCCCGCGACTCCGACCGCGCCTCGGCGCCGCTCAGGGTCGCCGAGGACGCCGTGCGGCTCGATACGACGACGCTCGACGTCGAGGCGGCCTTCGCAAGAGCCCGCGAGATCGTCGAATCTCGCCGCGCCGGGGCCGGCTGA